From a region of the Cognatiyoonia koreensis genome:
- a CDS encoding carbohydrate ABC transporter permease, producing the protein MRRTLSYIAERALLLLISIVVLFPIAWMFLTAFKQPRDAYSLSLNFEPTLQNFVTVFSDPWNLGSMVMNSVIVATVTVAIAVPCAALAAYSFSRFRVKGRKFLFFLILSTQFIPAVVIVLPFFLMFRQLDLLDTRIALIIVNLAIVTPFVIWMIKGFIDAIPTDSEEAAMIDGASRLRVIKDIVMPMAAPGILTSSIFCFILTWNEFLFALILSRRDAVTLPVGLVSFRTERGDLWELMSAAGVMITVPIFIMALFIQKHFTRGMTAGAVK; encoded by the coding sequence ATGAGACGCACACTTTCCTACATCGCCGAGCGGGCGCTGCTCTTGCTCATTTCCATCGTGGTTCTTTTCCCGATTGCGTGGATGTTCCTGACAGCCTTTAAACAGCCGCGCGACGCCTATTCACTTTCGCTGAATTTCGAACCGACGCTGCAGAATTTCGTCACCGTCTTTTCGGACCCGTGGAACCTTGGCAGTATGGTGATGAATTCGGTCATCGTCGCAACCGTTACTGTTGCGATCGCCGTGCCTTGTGCCGCGCTTGCCGCCTATTCCTTCTCGCGGTTTCGCGTAAAAGGGCGCAAATTCCTCTTCTTCCTGATCCTGTCGACACAGTTCATACCGGCTGTTGTGATCGTACTCCCGTTCTTCCTGATGTTCCGCCAGCTTGATCTGCTCGACACACGGATTGCACTGATCATCGTAAACCTCGCCATCGTCACACCCTTCGTGATCTGGATGATCAAGGGCTTCATCGACGCAATCCCGACGGACAGCGAAGAGGCGGCAATGATCGACGGCGCCTCGCGCTTGCGGGTCATCAAGGACATCGTGATGCCGATGGCAGCACCGGGAATCCTGACCTCTTCGATCTTCTGTTTCATCCTGACATGGAACGAATTTCTATTTGCGCTGATCCTGTCGCGGCGTGATGCGGTGACGCTGCCCGTGGGTTTGGTCAGCTTCCGCACCGAACGCGGCGATCTGTGGGAACTGATGAGCGCGGCTGGCGTGATGATCACGGTGCCGATCTTCATCATGGCCTTGTTCATCCAGAAACACTTTACGCGCGGCATGACGGCCGGCGCGGTCAAATAA
- a CDS encoding HpcH/HpaI aldolase family protein, whose protein sequence is MMRPNSIRTRLAASQIVVNGWLSIASAYSAEGVGHSGVHAVTIDLQHGMLGFPDALAMIQAISATPATPMVRVPDLDPAQIMHMLDAGAYGIICPMISTPEQTKTLVAACRYPPVGNRSFGPSRGLLFGGPDYVAHANETVMAIPMIETAEAVERIEEILDVEGVDMIYLGPNDLAFALDGHAGHPRPKSEAALLHVLNAATRRGIPVGIFCGSGKEARARVEQGFRLVTPGNDFAHLTRSMRDSVRVALEDISPEVTAQNGYS, encoded by the coding sequence ATGATGCGGCCAAACTCAATCCGCACGCGCCTTGCTGCGTCTCAGATCGTTGTGAACGGTTGGCTTTCGATTGCATCCGCCTATTCCGCCGAAGGGGTCGGGCACAGCGGCGTGCACGCCGTCACGATTGATCTTCAACATGGCATGCTGGGCTTTCCAGACGCGTTGGCGATGATCCAGGCGATTTCGGCGACACCTGCGACGCCGATGGTGCGTGTGCCGGACCTCGATCCAGCGCAGATCATGCATATGCTGGATGCCGGGGCCTACGGGATCATTTGCCCGATGATTTCGACGCCCGAACAGACCAAAACGCTTGTGGCGGCCTGTCGCTATCCGCCTGTCGGAAACCGCAGTTTCGGCCCTTCGCGCGGGCTGCTGTTTGGCGGACCGGATTACGTCGCACATGCAAACGAAACAGTCATGGCTATCCCGATGATTGAAACCGCCGAAGCGGTTGAGCGCATCGAAGAAATCCTCGATGTCGAAGGCGTCGACATGATTTATCTCGGGCCGAACGATCTGGCCTTCGCACTTGATGGACACGCTGGGCATCCACGCCCGAAATCCGAAGCCGCTTTGCTTCACGTCCTGAATGCGGCGACCCGGCGCGGCATTCCCGTCGGCATCTTCTGCGGGTCTGGTAAAGAAGCCCGCGCAAGGGTCGAACAGGGCTTCCGCCTTGTGACTCCCGGAAATGATTTTGCTCATCTGACCCGCAGCATGCGCGACAGCGTGCGGGTTGCTCTTGAAGACATAAGCCCCGAAGTTACTGCGCAAAATGGATATTCCTGA
- a CDS encoding ABC transporter ATP-binding protein — translation MADVRLVDIEKKYGNFLAVPKQSLTIHDGEFLVLLGPSGCGKTTTMRMIAGLEDITSGDIMIKGERINDKPPKDRDIAMVFQNYGLYPHMTVRQNIEYPLKLRGVSKAERKTRVQETADKVELGALLDRRPSELSGGQRQRVALARAIVRTPKIFLMDEPLSNLDAKLRVSMRAELKHLHHELGVTTVYVTHDQMEAMTLATRVAVMREGRIVQLDTPKKIYAEPADLFVAGFIGSPSMNLIDGAVKDGVFHADGVTLPVNISDRDGVVLGIRPEELDITQDTDAPIGGKLYALELTGESTLVTLRNGPVTACARGHADFEAEINSSCYLAPKPGSRFHLFDRATGERLDG, via the coding sequence ATGGCCGACGTCCGTCTTGTCGATATCGAAAAGAAGTATGGCAACTTCCTTGCCGTCCCAAAACAAAGCCTGACAATTCACGACGGTGAATTCCTTGTTCTGCTTGGTCCATCCGGCTGCGGCAAGACGACAACGATGCGCATGATCGCAGGGCTTGAGGACATCACATCCGGCGACATCATGATTAAGGGCGAGCGGATCAATGACAAACCGCCCAAGGATCGTGACATCGCAATGGTGTTCCAGAACTATGGGCTTTATCCGCACATGACCGTGCGCCAGAACATCGAATATCCGCTGAAACTGCGCGGCGTCAGCAAGGCTGAACGCAAGACGCGTGTTCAGGAAACGGCCGACAAGGTCGAGTTGGGTGCATTGCTGGACAGGCGGCCTTCGGAACTTTCAGGTGGTCAGCGCCAGCGTGTCGCCTTGGCCCGCGCGATTGTGCGCACTCCGAAAATTTTCCTGATGGACGAACCCCTGTCTAACTTGGATGCAAAGCTGCGTGTCAGCATGCGTGCGGAACTGAAGCATCTGCACCACGAATTGGGCGTCACCACAGTTTATGTGACGCACGATCAGATGGAGGCGATGACACTTGCAACCCGTGTCGCCGTCATGCGCGAAGGCAGGATCGTGCAACTGGACACGCCCAAGAAAATCTATGCTGAACCTGCCGACCTGTTCGTCGCCGGTTTCATCGGATCCCCTTCGATGAATCTGATCGACGGCGCTGTGAAAGACGGGGTTTTTCACGCTGACGGTGTAACACTTCCCGTGAATATTTCAGATCGTGACGGCGTCGTTCTGGGGATTCGACCGGAAGAGCTTGATATCACGCAGGACACGGATGCCCCTATCGGCGGAAAGCTTTATGCACTTGAACTCACAGGCGAAAGCACGCTGGTCACTCTGCGAAACGGGCCCGTGACTGCTTGCGCCCGTGGCCACGCCGATTTTGAAGCAGAAATCAATTCATCCTGTTACCTTGCGCCGAAACCCGGCAGCCGATTTCATCTGTTTGACCGCGCCACTGGCGAACGGCTTGACGGATAA
- a CDS encoding alpha/beta fold hydrolase: protein MDIPDIAQRPWLLLPGTLCTAFVFDGFLDDLGVPTAHRMAVALDRPSVADYQSDFKDLPADSIVCGFSLGAIVAAQYADRIKPHQLILFGLNPHADDPRKEQSRRDLERDVIEMGGAAALKLRPMQIHGQQPDKTRDAIYAMAEASSQLITAQTALALNRPSALPALARSTMPVLSLTGTLDQSAPPSQGIAAAEAAPRGTFRELDGLGHFALIEDPAACAMAVKQLMDAA from the coding sequence ATGGATATTCCTGACATCGCGCAAAGACCTTGGCTGTTGTTGCCAGGCACACTTTGCACAGCTTTTGTCTTTGATGGATTTCTTGATGATTTAGGCGTTCCGACCGCACATCGCATGGCTGTCGCGCTCGACCGGCCTTCAGTCGCCGACTATCAATCCGATTTCAAGGACCTGCCAGCGGACAGCATTGTTTGCGGTTTCTCTCTTGGTGCAATTGTCGCGGCACAATATGCGGACAGGATAAAACCGCACCAGTTGATCCTGTTCGGACTCAACCCGCACGCGGATGATCCGCGCAAGGAACAGTCCCGGCGTGATCTTGAACGGGATGTCATCGAAATGGGCGGTGCTGCGGCCCTGAAGTTGCGCCCGATGCAAATCCACGGTCAGCAACCGGACAAAACGCGGGATGCGATCTACGCCATGGCTGAGGCCTCCAGTCAACTGATCACGGCACAGACCGCACTTGCACTGAACCGCCCAAGCGCCTTGCCGGCTTTGGCCAGATCAACAATGCCTGTGCTGTCACTGACAGGCACGCTGGATCAAAGCGCGCCGCCATCGCAAGGCATCGCCGCCGCAGAGGCCGCACCGCGCGGAACTTTTCGCGAACTTGACGGATTGGGACATTTCGCCTTGATCGAAGACCCGGCTGCATGTGCAATGGCGGTCAAGCAATTGATGGATGCGGCCTGA